In bacterium, the sequence GGGAGCGAGCATGACGGCGGCCACGCCTGCGGCGGCGGATATCCTGGTGATGCGGCCCATCCTGAAGATCGCGGGCGGGCAGATCCAGCTGGCCTGGTGGGACGGACGCGCCGCAGAACGTCCCATCCGTTCCCTCGCCGTCAGCGGCGATCCCGATCATGACTGGCCCGAACTCTTCGACGAGACAGCCCGCGTGCTCGCCTCCGGTGGACGCCGTTTCATCCTCGACCTCGATCGTGTGCCCTGGATGAACTCGCGCGGACTTGGTCGCCTGGTGGCGCTCTGGAAGAGCATCGATGAAGGCGGCGGGCGGCTGGTTGTCGTCTGCGGCAACGAGCGCATCCGCAACATCCTGCACATCTCGCAGCTGGAAGAAGTGCTGAGGCCATGGACGACGATGGCCGAGGCCAGCCTGCAGTTCCCGATGGCTCCCGGCGATTCCCTCTGATTTCCCGACGCGGCGTGCGCAAACAACACGGAATTCGTATATTTTTCCTTGCCTTGGGAATCTAACCATATGTATAATTTTCTGGTGCGCCGTATGCTGGCGTGGTAGGATAATGAACGGCGACGGAATGCCGGCCGTCGGGGGACGGTCGGTTCACGAGTCGACGCATTCCGATCCAGTCCGGATTCGGGAGCCTGCGAGGGCGCCTGCCGGAGGCTCACCCCTGTGATCGGCAGGCGGACTCACCCGGAGGGAATAGAGCACGTGATGGATCTTCGCAGCTTCAGGCAGCATCGGACGTCCGCACCGCCCGCATCCGGGTCCTGGCGGGCCATGCTTGCAATGTGCCTGATCGCCGTCACGGCATCGGGCGCGATGGCGCAGTACCAGGCCGATGATTTCCATGCCTGCGCCCTGGATCCCGCCTGGACCTTCGTCAACGCGGGTGATGCCGGCGCTGCGGTGGGGATCACCGGCGCCTACACCGACGACGCCCACCTGGCCCTGAGTGTTCCCGGTGGCTCGACGCATGAGATCTGGAACACGACCATCGGCGCGCCCCACGTTCTGCAGCCGCTGGCCGCCGGTGACTTCACGGCCGCGGTGAAGTTCGTTTCCGTGTTGCCCACGAATTTCGGCCAGCAGGGCCTGCTGGTGCGCCAGAGCGACAGCCAGTGGCTGCGCCTGGAGATGTATCGCAACGAGATCGGCCAGTTCCGCGTGGCGGCGCTGGGCGGCCCGACGACCCTCTTCTTCGACACCCAGATCGTGCCGGTCGGCGCCACGCCGCTGTACCTGCGCGTCTCGCGCGCCGCCGACACCTGGACCCTCGAATGGTCGCAGGACGGAACGGTATGGCAGGCGGCCGGCGCCCCGTTCGTCTACGCGTTCCTGCCCGACGGCATCGGCATCTATGCCGGCAACCGCGGCGCGAACCCGCCCGCGCACACCGTGCACGCCGACTGGTTCGGCGTCGACGGCTCCGGCGACGACATCGAACGCAACACGCTGGCCGTCGACGTGGTCGGCGGCGGCCAGGTCACGCGCGGTCCGGACCTGGCGAACTACACCTGCGCGCAGGACGTCACGCTGACGGCCGTCGACCAGCTGGGCTGGACCTTCAGCGGCTGGAGCGGCGGACTTACCGGCTCGGCCAATCCGGCCGTCGTGTCGATGAACGGACCTTCTGCCGTCACCGCCACGTTCAACGCCGTGCCCGTCGATACGCTGACGACAACGCTGGCCGGCGGCGGCTCTCTCGTGCTCTCGCCGCCCGGCGGCGTCTACAACCGCGGCACGGTCGTCACGGTGACGGCCGTCGACGGCCCGGGCTGGGTCTTCTCCGCTTTCTCGGGCGATCTCACGGGAGGCGTCAACCCGCAGACAGTAACGATGAACGGCAACCGCGCGGTGACCGCGACTTTCGCCGCGGTCGCGCAGCACACGGTTACCACGAACGTGTCTCCCGGCGGCGCCGGCAACATCACCCTGAACCCGGCCGGCGGTACCTACAACGCGGGCACCGTCGTCACCGTGACGGCCGCGGGCGAGCCGGGCTGGGGCTTCACCGGCTGGATCGGCGACCTGGCGGGTGCCGCGAATCCCGAGACCCTGGTTGTCGACGGCGACAAGGCCGTCACCGCGACGTTCGCTGTCCTGCCCACGCATGTGCTGACGACGACGGTCAGCGGCAACGGGCAGGTCGTTCGCCAGCCGAACGACCCCGACTACCTGTCGGGCTCGTCGGTCGTGCTGACGGCCGTTCCCGATTCCGGCTGGCAGTTCAGCGGCTGGAGCGGCGACCTGGTCGGCAACGCCAACCCCGACACGCTGCTGATGAACGCCGACAAGAACGTGCACGCCACGTTCACGGTGATCCCGCCGGTCTTCCTGACGGACGATTTCAACCGCTGCGCGCTGGGCGCCCCGTGGTCGTTCGTCGACCCGTTCAACGACGGCGGCACGGCGACGCTGGCCGGCGGCTGGTCGGACAACGCGCGCGTGGCCATCTACGTGCCCGGCGGCATCGAGCACGAGATCTGGGCCGGGTTCATCGGTGCGCCGCATATCCTGCAGCCGGCCCAGGACGTTGACTTCACCATCGAGGCGAAGTTCGACTCCGACCTGCCCGGCAACTTCGGGCAGGAAGGCATCCTCATCAAGGAGAGCGAGACGCGCTGGATCCGCGCGGAGATCTTCCGCGACGAGACCAACCGCCTGCGCGTGGCGGTCGACCGCGGCCCCGCGATCCTGACGCACGACGTCTACATGCCCCTGGGCCTGACCGCCCCGCTGTGGATGCGCGTCACGCGCACCGGCGACACTTGGGTCCAGTCGTGGTCCTCCGACGGCGTCACCTGGAACGTGGCCGGGGGCCCCTTCAACTACGACATGACCGTCACGGCCGTGGGCCTGTTCGCCGGCAACCGCGGTTTCGCGCCGCCGGCGCACACCGTGCTGGTCGACTACGTGCACAACACCGCCGGCACGCCGGCGGCCGAGGATGCGACGCGGGCGCCGCTCGACGTCACCCTCGACGGCGGCGGCCTCGTGAACCGGACCCTGGACCTGGCCAGTTACGGGTGCGGCCAGGTCGAGACGCTGACCGCCGTCGACCAGCCGGGCTGGCGCTTCGATTCCTGGTCGGGCGCCGCCACCGGGTCGCAGAATCCCGTGCAGGTGACCCTGAACGGCGCAGCCGCAGTCACGGCCCACTTCGTGCCGGTGACCCAGTTCACGCTGGCGGCCTCCGTGGCGGCCGGCAACGGGTCCGTCCAGCTGAGTCCGCCGGGCGGCATCTACAACGAGGGCACGACCGTGGTCGTGACGGCCGTGCCGGATACGGACTGGAGTTTCACCGGCTGGAGCGGTGACCTGGCCGGGACCGCCAATCCCGACACCCTGGTGATGTCGGCCGACCGCACCGTCGCGGCGACCTTCACCGAGATCATCTACGCGTTCGCCTCGGACGACTTCAACGCCTGCACGCTCGACAGCGTCTGGACGTTCGTCAACCCGCGCGGCGACGCGGCAACGCAGACACTGGTCGGGTCCTATACGGACGATGCACGGCTCGCGCTGCACGTGCCGAGCGGTGCCATCCACGAACTGTGGAACGGTGCCATCACCGCACCGCACCTGATCCAGCCGGCACTCGACGTGGACTTCGGCATCGAGACGAAGTTCGATTCCGCCCTGCCCAATATCGCCCTGGCGCAGGAAGGCATCATCGTCCGCGAGAGCGACGCGATCTGGCTGCGCTTCGAGTTCCTGAGCTTCGGCCCGATGACGCACGTCCTGGCGACGCTGCCGGACGGCGTGACGATTCCGGTGAACGTGCAGATCGGGCTCAATGGTTCCTATCGCATGCGCGTGATGCGCACCGGCGACACCTGGAACATGCAGTGGTCCTCCGACGGCGTGACCTGGAATACGCCGGCGGGCTCGGGATTCACCTATGCCATGAACGTGACGGGCGTCGGCGTCTATGCCGGCAACAACGGCACAAACCCGGCGCACACGGTCCTGGTCGACTACTTCAAGCACACGGTCGGCCCCTGGGTGGACGAGGACGCCGACCGCGCGCCGCTGGCGATCAACGTGGTCGGCGGCGGCACCGTGAACCTGGACCCGCCGCTGGCCAGCTACGGCTGCGGCCAGTCGGTGACGCTGACCCCGGTGGCGGCCCGCGGCTGGACCTTCACCGGCTGGTCGGGTGCCCTGGCCGGGGCGGCCTCGCCGGCCGTGCTCGGCATGTCGGGCCCTGCCGCCGTGACCGCCACGTTCGCGCCCCTGCCGGAGGAGTCGCTGGTCGTCAGCACCACCGGCGGCGGCGGCACCGTGACGCTGTCCCCGGCCGAAGGTCCGTACTACTACGGCGACCGCGTGGTCCTGACTGCGGTCGACGGCGCCGGCTGGGCCTTCGATTCCTGGACCGGTGACCTCACCGGCGCGGCCAACCCCGATACCATCACCGTGCTGGGCGGCATGAACGTGACGGCGAACTTCGTCGCCGTGCCGCAGCACACCGTGATCGTGACCGTGCCCGGCGGCAACGGCACCGTGAGCCTGAGCCCCGCCGGCGGCACCTACAACCAGGGCCGCGCCGTCGTCCTGACCGCGCAGGGCGCTCTCGGCTACGGGTTGGGCTCCTGGGGCGGCGACCTTGCCGGCTCTGCGAATCCCGACACGATCGTCGTCGATGCCGACAAGAACATCACCGTCACGTTCGCGCCGTTGCCGCAGTATGCGCTGACAACGAACATCGTCGGCTCCGGCAGTGTCGCGACAAACCCTGCCGGACCCCTGCACTTCGCGGGCACCGCGGTCGCGCTGGCGGCGACCCCGGACAGCGGCTGGCAGTTCAGCGGCTGGAGCGGCGACCTGGTCGGCAGTGCGGCCGCGGACACGCTGGTCATGACAGCCCCGCTGACGGTCACCGCCACGTTCACGCCGCTGCCGCCGGTGTCGCAGTCCGACGATTTCGCGGCCTGCGCGCTGGACCCGATGTGGACCGTGGTCGACCCGTTCAACGACGGCGCCTCGGCCACGATCGTGAACGCCTACACCGACAGTGCCCGCGTGGCGATCTTCGTGCCGGGCGGCTTCGACCATGAGATCTGGAACGGCGTGCTCGGCGCCGCCCACATCCTGCAGCCGGCCTACGACCGCCAGCAGTTCACGGTGGAGGCGAAGTTCGACTCGCGCGTCCCGGCCAATTTCGGCCAGGAAGGCATCATCGTGAAGCAGGACGACGCGCATTGGGTGCGCGCCGAATTCTTCCGCGACGACTTCAACAACCTGCGCGTGGCCGTGGACCGCGGGCCGGCGCAGATCACCCATGACATCTACCTGCCGGCAACGGTCACCGAACCGCTGTACATGCGACTGACGCGCGACGGCAGCAACTGGACGCACACCTGGTCCGAGGACGGCGTCAACTGGACGCAGGCCGGCCCGACGTTCCCGTACACCATGACGGTCAACGAAGTGGGCCTGTTCGCCGGCAACCGCGGCCTGGTGCCGCCCGCGCACACGGTGGAAGTGGACTACTTCCACAACGGCGCCGGCGCCCCGGCGGCCGAGGATTCGCTGCGCAACCGCCTTGAAGTCACCGTGGCCGGCGGCGGCCTGGTGCAGCGCACGCTGGACAAGGTCGACTACCTGTGCGGCGATATGGAAACCCTGACGGCCGTGGACCAGCCGGGCTGGGCGTTCAGCGCCTGGTCGGGCGCAGTGACCGGCAGCCAGAATCCTGTGGTCGTGGCCATGAACGGCCCGCTCGCGGTGACGGCCACCTTCGTGGCCGTGCCCCAGTACACGCTCGATGCGACCGTGGCCGCCGGCAACGGCGCCGTGGTGCTCTCGCCGCCCGGCGGTACCTATAACGCGGGCACCGTGGTGACCGTCAGCGCCGTCGCGGACCTCGGCTGGGCCCTGCAGTCGTGGGCCGGCGACCTGACCGGCGACACCAATCCGCAGCAGGTCACGATGGCCGGCAACCGTGCCGTCTCGGCGACCTTCGGCGTGCTCGACGAACACACGTTGACGGTGGCCACGTTCGGCCACGGCAGTGTCACGTCCGACCCCGCCGGCGGGACCTATTACCACGGCACCTCGGTCGCCCTGACGGCCGTGCCCGATCCGGGCTGGGTCTTCGGCGGCTGGTCGGGCGCGCTCAGTGGCCAGGCCAATCCCGACACCGTTCTGATCAACGGCGACAAGTCGGTGACGGCCACGTTCCTCGAGGTCCTTACCGTGGCCGACGCGGACGACTTCAACGGCTGCGCCCTGGATCCCCGGTGGACCGTGGTCGACCCCTTCAATGACGGCGGCGTTGCTGCGGTCATCAATGCCTACAGCGACAGCGCCCGCGTGGCGATCAGCGTGCCAGGCGGCGACGAGCACGAGATCTGGAACGGCTTCATCGGCGCCACGCACATCCTGCAGACCGCCGAGAACACCGACTTCGTGCTCGAGGTGAAGTTCGACTCGTTGCCGCCCTCTGGTTACGGGCAGCAGGGCATCCTGGTGAAGCAGGACCAGGCGATGTGGGTGCGTTCGGAAGTGTACCGCAATGATCTCGGCGCGCTGCGCATCGCCCTCGAGACGGGTCCCGCGCAGGTGCGGCACGATCTCGCCCTGCCTGGTGGCCTGCAGGCGCCGTTCACCATGCGCCTGACCCGCAGTGGCAGTGTATTCATGCAGTCCTGGTCGGCCGACGGCGTGATCTGGAACGACGCCGGCACTTCCTTCTCCTACGCGATGGCGGTCACGGGTGTGGGCACCTACGCCGGCAACCGCGGCGCCAACCCGCCGGCCCACACGGTGCTGGTGGACTACTTCGCAGTCACCTCCGGGCCGTACGCCGGTGAGGATGCGCTTCGCAACCGGATCGACGTGCAGGCCATCGGCAGCGGTTCGGTCAATCGCACGCTGAACCTGGTGGACTACGCCTGTGGCCAGGTCGAGACCCTGACTGCGGTGGCCGACGCCGGCTGGTACTTTGCCGGCTGGAGCGGTGCTGCCAGCGGGACACAGAATCCGTTGGATGTTTCGATGGCGGGCCCCGTCTCGCTGACGGCGACATTCCAGCTGCTGGATGCGCCGAACCACGTCGCCGTGGACCCGGCGCCGGGCACCTGCCTGTCGACGGTGGTCGCGTGCGCCGACAGCATCCCCGTCCGCATCACGCGCACGGATTCCACGCCCGTGAAGTCGTTCACCGTCCTGCTCCAGCTGGCCAACCTGGAACTCTGTGACGGCGCCGCCTCCGTTCGCGAAGGCGACTACCTGCGCGCCCATGGCAACACCTCGTTCCAGGCCGTGGAGAATTTCGACGGCTCGGTACAGGTCGACGGCGTGCTCCTTGACGGCCCCTGTGACGCCGACGAGTCGGATGGGGTGCTGTTCTATCTGGACCTGGCTTCCACCATCGCCGACGGCATCGGCACCGTGACCGTGGCGGCGGTCGAACTGCGTGACTGCGCGGATGCGGTGCTGCCGACGGCGGCCCTGCCCGCAGCCGTGCTGCCCATCGACCACACGGCGCCGGCGCCGGCGACCGGCGTGGCGGCGGCCCAGGTTCTGTCCGGCAACGCCCTGGCGGCGCAGACAGCCGTCGACGTGACCTGGAGC encodes:
- a CDS encoding STAS domain-containing protein is translated as MTAATPAAADILVMRPILKIAGGQIQLAWWDGRAAERPIRSLAVSGDPDHDWPELFDETARVLASGGRRFILDLDRVPWMNSRGLGRLVALWKSIDEGGGRLVVVCGNERIRNILHISQLEEVLRPWTTMAEASLQFPMAPGDSL